Proteins encoded together in one Desulfosporosinus meridiei DSM 13257 window:
- a CDS encoding sensor histidine kinase yields the protein MKLKTRLILANASTVVIPMITTVIIALAVFFIFGKLFGIGFSYEHQQKQSMLKFELISETSTWRRTPEVFDEISYQKYLLEQLQAIHGEILLIKDDDIKFSSRNFSKIEVAKALEVGDIVGKSEHLSIDNTSYSVQKVDIKYKDGSLGVALLLLPVDHENGINSLLILLVVSFILTFAFTNIIVLYQFSRSIINPLHTLQSAAAEIAKGNLDYSIGEEGDEEIQALCRDLELMRIKLKDSVHTQLKYEDNRKLLVSSISHDLKTPVTSIKGYVEGILDGIASNPEKVERYLKTIALKAHQIDQMIDDLLLYAKLDLNQIPFDFERIDIVGYLQSCILEYEPELERNHIGISFSNELNQQQHVLIDRERMRRVIMNIFDNSCKYMMSHGQGEISIFLRDTVSSIIIELRDNGSGIEERDLPHIFDRFYRSDAARYKGSGLGLAIAKQIIEGHNGRVWAVSHGKEGTSIMISLSKS from the coding sequence ATGAAGCTTAAAACACGTTTAATTTTAGCTAATGCATCTACAGTAGTGATCCCAATGATTACTACTGTTATTATTGCATTGGCTGTTTTTTTTATATTTGGCAAATTATTTGGAATTGGTTTTTCTTATGAGCACCAGCAAAAGCAGTCAATGCTAAAGTTCGAGTTAATCAGTGAAACTAGTACTTGGAGGAGAACACCTGAGGTTTTCGATGAAATAAGTTATCAGAAATATTTGTTAGAGCAACTTCAAGCAATACATGGCGAGATACTTTTAATAAAGGATGATGACATTAAATTTTCATCCAGGAATTTTTCAAAAATTGAGGTGGCCAAAGCCCTAGAAGTAGGTGACATCGTAGGTAAAAGTGAACATTTAAGTATTGATAATACCTCCTATTCAGTTCAAAAGGTTGATATTAAGTACAAAGATGGTTCTTTAGGAGTTGCTTTGTTGCTTCTGCCTGTGGATCATGAGAATGGTATTAACAGTTTACTAATACTGCTGGTTGTATCATTCATTCTGACCTTTGCATTCACAAATATTATCGTTCTCTATCAATTTTCTCGAAGTATTATTAATCCTCTCCACACCTTACAAAGCGCTGCAGCGGAAATTGCTAAGGGGAATCTGGATTACTCGATTGGAGAGGAAGGGGATGAGGAAATACAGGCTTTATGCCGTGATTTAGAACTCATGCGTATTAAACTTAAAGACTCAGTTCACACTCAATTAAAGTATGAAGATAATCGTAAACTGCTGGTTTCGAGCATTTCTCATGACTTAAAAACTCCTGTAACATCGATAAAAGGGTATGTAGAAGGGATTTTAGACGGAATAGCAAGTAACCCAGAGAAAGTTGAACGCTACTTAAAAACTATTGCCTTGAAGGCACATCAAATTGATCAAATGATTGATGATCTCCTCCTCTACGCTAAGTTGGATTTAAACCAAATCCCTTTTGATTTTGAAAGAATAGATATTGTAGGGTATCTCCAGTCATGTATTCTAGAATATGAACCTGAGTTAGAACGTAACCATATTGGAATTTCTTTTTCTAATGAATTGAATCAGCAACAACATGTGTTAATAGATCGGGAACGAATGAGACGTGTCATAATGAACATTTTCGATAACTCTTGTAAATATATGATGAGCCATGGTCAGGGGGAAATCTCAATTTTTCTTAGAGACACCGTTTCAAGTATAATTATCGAGCTGCGTGATAATGGATCAGGGATTGAGGAGAGAGATTTGCCTCATATTTTTGATCGATTTTATCGATCAGATGCAGCACGCTACAAAGGCAGCGGTTTAGGGCTGGCTATTGCCAAGCAGATTATTGAAGGGCATAATGGTAGAGTATGGGCTGTCAGTCATGGAAAAGAAGGTACTAGTATCATGATCTCACTAAGTAAGTCATGA
- a CDS encoding response regulator transcription factor has product MKKILIIEDDLSIAELQKDYLEVAGFEVNVYNNGIEGLKAFQDNKVDLLILDIMLPGMDGLEILRNLKDDKDVPVLLVSAKKEEIDKIKGLSSGADDYITKPFSPGELVARVKAHLENYERLKLRFSEGAKKTNALSIRGLKIDIDSHRVFVLGKEVNLAQKEYALLLYMAQNPNRVFGREELFERVWGLEAMGDSATVTVHIARIREKIESDLSNPQYIETVWGAGYRFRV; this is encoded by the coding sequence ATGAAAAAGATTTTAATCATTGAGGATGATCTAAGTATTGCTGAGTTGCAAAAGGATTACCTCGAGGTTGCTGGATTTGAAGTTAATGTATATAACAATGGGATTGAGGGCTTAAAGGCCTTTCAAGATAATAAAGTTGATCTGCTTATTTTAGATATAATGCTACCCGGTATGGATGGTTTAGAAATCCTACGTAATTTGAAGGATGATAAAGATGTCCCGGTTCTTTTAGTCTCTGCTAAAAAAGAAGAAATTGACAAGATTAAAGGCCTAAGCTCAGGTGCAGATGATTATATAACTAAACCATTTAGCCCCGGTGAGTTAGTAGCGAGAGTAAAAGCTCATTTGGAAAACTATGAAAGGTTAAAGCTAAGATTTAGTGAAGGGGCCAAAAAAACCAATGCCTTATCAATTCGTGGCCTAAAAATTGATATAGACTCCCATAGAGTCTTTGTGTTGGGCAAGGAGGTAAATCTAGCCCAGAAAGAATATGCTTTATTATTGTATATGGCCCAAAATCCAAACAGAGTATTCGGGCGTGAAGAATTGTTTGAAAGAGTATGGGGCTTGGAAGCTATGGGGGATTCTGCCACAGTCACTGTTCACATTGCAAGAATTCGTGAGAAGATCGAGAGTGATTTATCGAATCCCCAATATATTGAAACAGTATGGGGAGCAGGGTATAGGTTTAGAGTATGA
- a CDS encoding class II aldolase/adducin family protein produces the protein MDQQSAARKKVVEKGKEILAANLTIGTWGNISCRISGENCIAITPSGMSYNTLEPEDIVVLDLNGNIVSGKRKPSVEVPLHLSIYNARQDVEAIIHTHSAYATAMAVARKEIPGAVEDLVQIAGGNVRVNDYALPGTEQLGINTVKALEGRYAVLLANHGMLGVGRDLDEALKVCQIVEKSAQIVLLAQMMGGVVELPQEDIDGMRKFYLEVYSQG, from the coding sequence ATGGATCAACAATCGGCTGCCCGAAAAAAAGTGGTAGAGAAGGGGAAAGAAATACTTGCCGCAAATCTTACCATCGGAACTTGGGGGAATATTAGTTGTCGAATTTCGGGTGAGAATTGTATAGCAATAACTCCGTCAGGAATGAGTTACAACACCCTAGAGCCTGAGGATATTGTAGTATTAGACTTGAACGGAAATATTGTCAGTGGGAAGCGAAAGCCCTCTGTAGAAGTACCCTTGCATTTATCAATTTATAATGCACGCCAGGATGTTGAGGCAATAATCCATACCCACAGTGCCTACGCCACTGCTATGGCAGTGGCCAGAAAAGAAATTCCCGGAGCGGTTGAGGATTTAGTTCAGATTGCGGGTGGTAATGTACGGGTCAATGACTATGCCTTACCAGGTACGGAACAGTTAGGGATTAACACAGTTAAAGCACTGGAAGGGCGTTATGCTGTATTGCTTGCAAATCACGGTATGCTCGGTGTTGGACGTGATTTGGATGAAGCTCTAAAAGTCTGTCAAATCGTTGAAAAATCGGCCCAAATCGTTCTTCTTGCCCAGATGATGGGGGGAGTGGTTGAATTGCCACAAGAGGATATCGATGGGATGCGGAAATTTTACTTAGAGGTTTATAGCCAGGGCTGA
- a CDS encoding adenosylhomocysteinase — MDIKFTIRDLSLAAEGQRKIDWVIPRMQVLNKVREEFEKEQSFAGKKVVICLHLEAKTAYLAQVIKAGGAEVTVVASNPLSTQDDVVAALVESGIGAHAWYNASDEEYNAHLQLALDTEPDFIIDDGGDLVSTIHTTRPELLKNVKGGAEETTTGVLRLHSMARDGVLKFPMIAVNDAQCKFLFDNRYGTGQSVWDGIMRTTNLVVAGKTAVVAGYGWCGKGVALRAKGLGAKVIICEINPIKANEALMDGFDVMPMAEAAKYGDFFITVTGNMNVINKEHFHLMKSGAIMCNAGHFDVEVNVAQLKEIAVSERAARTNITEYALPNGHLLYVLAEGRLVNLAAGDGHPAEVMDMTFALQALSLEYVALNYDKLSPQVYQVNTEIDERVAMIKLQSLGLSIDKLTKEQEAYLGSWSAEA; from the coding sequence ATGGATATCAAATTTACAATTCGAGATTTATCCTTAGCAGCAGAAGGTCAGCGTAAAATTGATTGGGTTATCCCTCGAATGCAAGTTCTTAATAAAGTTCGTGAGGAGTTCGAGAAGGAACAGTCTTTTGCCGGTAAAAAAGTAGTTATCTGCTTGCATTTGGAAGCTAAGACTGCTTATTTGGCCCAGGTCATCAAAGCAGGAGGCGCTGAGGTAACCGTAGTTGCCAGTAATCCTCTTTCAACTCAAGATGATGTAGTAGCCGCGCTTGTTGAAAGTGGAATCGGAGCTCATGCCTGGTATAATGCTTCAGATGAGGAGTATAATGCTCATCTGCAACTAGCCCTGGATACTGAACCGGATTTTATTATTGATGACGGAGGAGATTTAGTCTCTACAATTCATACCACTCGTCCTGAGCTCCTTAAGAATGTTAAAGGTGGAGCTGAGGAGACTACGACCGGTGTGTTGCGCTTGCATTCAATGGCCCGTGATGGTGTTCTAAAGTTTCCGATGATAGCTGTGAATGACGCTCAATGTAAGTTTCTGTTTGATAACAGATATGGTACCGGACAATCTGTGTGGGATGGAATCATGAGAACGACTAATTTGGTTGTTGCCGGCAAGACCGCAGTAGTTGCTGGTTACGGATGGTGTGGGAAAGGCGTGGCTCTCCGGGCCAAAGGATTAGGAGCGAAGGTGATCATCTGCGAAATTAATCCTATTAAAGCTAATGAGGCCCTGATGGATGGCTTCGATGTAATGCCCATGGCTGAAGCTGCAAAGTACGGGGATTTCTTCATCACTGTTACAGGCAATATGAATGTGATTAATAAGGAGCACTTTCATTTAATGAAATCCGGTGCAATTATGTGTAATGCCGGACATTTTGATGTAGAAGTAAACGTTGCTCAACTGAAAGAAATCGCTGTTTCGGAAAGAGCAGCAAGAACGAACATTACAGAGTATGCTCTTCCTAATGGTCACCTCTTGTATGTTTTGGCTGAGGGCCGTTTAGTTAATCTAGCTGCCGGGGATGGGCATCCTGCCGAAGTAATGGATATGACCTTTGCTTTACAGGCACTATCGCTAGAATATGTCGCTTTAAATTATGATAAATTATCTCCTCAAGTCTATCAGGTCAATACAGAAATTGATGAGCGAGTAGCAATGATAAAACTACAGTCCCTTGGATTATCAATTGATAAATTGACTAAGGAACAGGAAGCTTATCTAGGGTCTTGGAGTGCTGAAGCATAA
- a CDS encoding methyl-accepting chemotaxis protein, with protein sequence MNWILNRKTAFKIGIIISIMVVSLGGVGYIGYFYFQKASTSLNSLYDNELIPIRDINQARSDSNALKSAVLAITSYTLDKATYQQQLDQITMRENSIEKFLKSYIPLASTSYEQERLSKANEQFKNLKQVIETTLAYEQKGKRNEAMEYYYKMGFSAQEDFQTLLREIGNYHIEEAKSEVTNDNRMINSAQSMLILLPALATLLAVLIGILITRMIVQPLKTISESVEKVAQGNLNVELNISTEDEVGILARSFDIMTANLRGLVTQISESAEQLTAASQEIVATMDQNTQVSNQISQAITEVANGSEQQVKALSDTSGTIEELSASIEEVASSGNIVANTANKTVQIAQAGNQTISHAVEQMSIVGSSTELVQNAIQKLELGFDNITEFIDIIANISSQTNLLALNAAIEAARAGENGRGFAVVAEEVRKLAELSRDSAVNIVSTVKENKENIKDASLAMESAVRSVADGVEVVNTAGKAFGNIVGLINDVSEQVNQIAAVVQQMASGSQYIVSSVLSIDELNKETSNQTLSVSAAIQEQTAAMDQITDSSKSLANLAEELRYAVEKFSI encoded by the coding sequence TTGAATTGGATTCTTAATAGAAAAACAGCATTTAAAATTGGAATCATTATATCCATAATGGTAGTTTCCCTAGGTGGAGTAGGCTATATCGGTTATTTCTATTTCCAAAAAGCGAGTACCTCCCTTAATAGTTTATATGACAACGAGTTAATACCAATACGGGATATTAATCAAGCACGATCAGATAGTAATGCGCTTAAATCAGCAGTTTTGGCAATAACTTCTTATACACTTGACAAGGCAACTTATCAGCAACAATTAGATCAAATAACTATGCGCGAAAATTCAATTGAGAAATTCCTTAAAAGTTATATACCCTTAGCATCAACGAGTTATGAACAGGAAAGATTATCAAAGGCCAATGAGCAGTTCAAAAATTTGAAGCAAGTTATTGAAACAACCTTGGCTTATGAACAAAAGGGCAAAAGAAATGAAGCAATGGAATACTACTATAAAATGGGTTTTTCAGCGCAAGAAGATTTTCAAACTCTTTTGCGCGAAATCGGGAATTATCATATCGAAGAAGCAAAATCAGAAGTTACTAACGATAACCGGATGATTAATAGTGCTCAGTCGATGCTAATTCTTTTACCGGCATTGGCAACACTGCTTGCAGTATTAATCGGTATTTTAATCACTAGAATGATAGTACAGCCATTGAAAACAATTTCAGAGAGTGTTGAAAAGGTCGCTCAAGGAAACTTAAATGTGGAACTTAATATTTCAACAGAGGATGAAGTAGGAATACTCGCAAGGTCCTTTGATATTATGACTGCTAATTTGAGGGGTTTGGTAACTCAAATATCTGAGTCTGCAGAGCAGCTTACGGCGGCATCTCAGGAAATTGTCGCCACAATGGATCAAAATACTCAAGTTTCCAATCAAATCAGCCAGGCAATTACTGAAGTGGCAAATGGCTCAGAACAGCAAGTCAAGGCATTGTCTGATACATCCGGGACGATTGAAGAACTTTCGGCTAGTATTGAAGAAGTTGCTTCGAGTGGTAATATAGTTGCCAACACTGCGAACAAGACAGTTCAGATTGCCCAAGCAGGTAATCAAACGATTTCTCATGCTGTAGAACAAATGAGCATAGTAGGTAGTTCAACTGAGCTTGTTCAGAATGCAATTCAGAAATTAGAGCTTGGTTTTGATAATATCACAGAATTCATTGATATTATTGCTAATATCTCGTCGCAGACAAACCTACTGGCTTTGAACGCGGCTATCGAAGCTGCCCGAGCAGGCGAGAATGGGCGAGGTTTTGCAGTTGTAGCAGAGGAAGTGCGAAAGCTTGCAGAACTATCAAGAGATTCAGCAGTTAATATTGTTTCAACGGTTAAAGAAAATAAAGAAAATATTAAGGACGCTAGCTTAGCAATGGAAAGCGCTGTACGCAGTGTTGCGGATGGTGTCGAAGTAGTTAATACTGCAGGTAAAGCCTTTGGGAATATTGTAGGGTTGATCAATGATGTCTCCGAACAAGTAAACCAAATAGCAGCAGTGGTTCAACAAATGGCAAGTGGAAGTCAATATATCGTTTCATCTGTTTTATCAATTGATGAATTAAATAAGGAAACATCTAATCAAACTTTAAGTGTAAGTGCGGCTATTCAGGAACAGACTGCCGCCATGGATCAGATTACAGACAGCAGTAAGAGCTTAGCGAATTTGGCTGAAGAGCTTCGTTACGCTGTTGAAAAGTTTAGTATCTAG
- a CDS encoding type IA DNA topoisomerase, with protein sequence MIRKLIIAEKPSQAREYAAALGVKKRGDGFLENESYVITWCYGHLLELERPEAYMDLDRVGKRWSLKRLPVLPKLRDFRRVVKSGAEKQFKVIQQWLKSSDIGEVICGTDADREGQLLFQEVWDASKCNKPLSRLWISSLTNAAILEGLKSLRPGESMAGLAAAGNGRAYADWDFGMNLTEGFSSLFGSFDAERKKPNVISIGRVQTPTLALIVEREWEIEQFVTQRFFEVKAEFTTLQGGYPGKWFDLRDDSKRITDPQVAETIVAKTQGKQGEILRIEQKDVQEPAPLLFDLTSLSIAASKKYGYSAEKVLQLAQSLYEKKAITYPRTDCAYLSTDILPKLPDHLRATRQEPYTNLVDEAAQFGLPKGKRVINTITAHHAIIPTTEKVALDRLNRDEQNLYDLILRRFLAVWFPPAQYHQTDVVTMVEDEAFRTKGKVLLSLGWKKVYGSSELNEESEGKSKKKLKQDQTEDESVALPPLSKGEDVKAKRVFIEEKSTKPPKRFTQGDLLKAMEGAGKQIDDEILRQQLKGKGLGTVATRPAIIESLIDRGYILQDHKILRPTEKGVELIKVIKEKLPQAQLLISAEMTGQMEFDLSKVERGELTIEHYMTEVEEAIVRILQELRSFEQRHGKTPLALAPSSKNLKKGKEVKESGKKDKTKPVEESPVKRLGNCPKCGGEIIEGQKGFGCSNWREGCRFVLWKTPICGKVLTVNQVKSLLKKGRTPLIKGFKSKSGKTFAAYLIWEDQLEAKLKFEIENS encoded by the coding sequence ATGATTAGAAAACTTATTATTGCAGAAAAACCGTCCCAAGCTCGTGAATATGCTGCGGCCTTAGGTGTAAAAAAGCGAGGCGATGGGTTCTTAGAAAATGAAAGCTATGTGATAACCTGGTGCTACGGCCACCTATTAGAGCTAGAGCGTCCGGAAGCTTATATGGATTTAGATAGAGTCGGGAAACGTTGGAGTTTAAAGAGATTGCCGGTATTACCTAAGCTTAGGGATTTTCGGCGGGTTGTTAAATCCGGTGCAGAAAAGCAATTTAAAGTAATTCAGCAATGGTTAAAATCTTCGGACATTGGTGAGGTTATTTGTGGAACTGACGCCGATCGGGAAGGACAGTTGCTTTTTCAGGAGGTCTGGGATGCCTCAAAGTGCAATAAGCCTTTGTCTAGGCTCTGGATTTCCTCTTTGACCAACGCAGCAATTTTAGAGGGTTTAAAATCTCTCCGACCAGGTGAGTCAATGGCAGGATTAGCTGCAGCCGGAAATGGACGGGCCTACGCAGATTGGGATTTCGGAATGAATTTGACAGAAGGATTTAGCTCTTTATTTGGTAGCTTCGATGCTGAACGCAAAAAACCCAATGTTATATCAATAGGTCGAGTACAGACACCGACCTTAGCCTTAATCGTAGAGCGGGAGTGGGAAATCGAACAATTTGTCACCCAGCGATTCTTTGAGGTGAAGGCAGAGTTTACAACTTTGCAAGGGGGATATCCAGGTAAATGGTTTGACCTTAGAGATGACTCAAAGCGGATAACAGATCCTCAGGTTGCAGAGACTATTGTTGCCAAAACCCAAGGTAAGCAAGGGGAAATCCTTAGAATTGAACAGAAAGATGTACAAGAGCCAGCCCCCCTGCTATTTGATCTAACCTCATTGTCAATTGCAGCTTCTAAAAAGTACGGATATAGTGCCGAGAAAGTACTGCAGTTAGCTCAGTCACTTTATGAAAAAAAGGCAATAACTTATCCACGTACGGATTGTGCTTATTTATCCACAGACATTTTACCAAAACTGCCAGATCATCTTAGAGCGACTCGCCAAGAACCTTATACGAACTTAGTTGATGAGGCAGCTCAGTTTGGATTACCTAAGGGGAAAAGAGTAATTAATACAATCACTGCCCACCATGCTATTATTCCGACAACTGAAAAAGTTGCCCTAGATAGGCTCAATCGGGACGAACAGAATCTATATGACTTAATCCTTCGGCGTTTTCTGGCGGTTTGGTTTCCTCCTGCTCAGTACCATCAAACAGATGTAGTAACCATGGTTGAGGATGAGGCTTTTCGCACGAAAGGTAAAGTATTGTTGAGCCTGGGGTGGAAAAAAGTATACGGTTCAAGTGAGCTTAATGAAGAGAGTGAAGGAAAAAGTAAGAAAAAGCTTAAACAAGATCAGACAGAGGATGAAAGTGTAGCTTTGCCCCCTCTGAGCAAGGGAGAAGACGTGAAAGCTAAACGTGTTTTTATTGAAGAAAAAAGCACAAAACCACCGAAACGCTTTACTCAAGGTGATCTGCTTAAAGCCATGGAGGGTGCTGGAAAACAGATTGATGACGAAATACTTCGCCAGCAACTTAAAGGAAAAGGACTGGGTACAGTAGCAACTCGCCCGGCTATTATTGAAAGCCTAATTGATCGGGGATATATCCTGCAGGATCACAAGATCTTAAGACCCACTGAAAAAGGTGTGGAATTGATTAAAGTGATTAAGGAAAAGCTACCTCAAGCCCAGCTCCTGATTAGTGCGGAAATGACAGGACAAATGGAGTTTGACCTATCAAAAGTTGAAAGAGGAGAACTTACAATTGAACATTACATGACAGAAGTAGAAGAGGCAATTGTACGAATTCTTCAAGAGCTTCGTTCCTTTGAACAAAGACATGGTAAAACCCCTTTAGCTCTTGCCCCATCCTCAAAGAACTTAAAAAAAGGTAAAGAAGTAAAGGAATCGGGAAAGAAGGATAAAACAAAACCTGTAGAGGAGAGTCCGGTAAAAAGATTGGGAAACTGTCCAAAGTGCGGCGGGGAAATAATTGAAGGTCAGAAGGGATTTGGATGTTCAAATTGGAGAGAAGGCTGCCGTTTTGTATTATGGAAAACTCCGATTTGTGGTAAAGTGCTGACTGTGAATCAGGTCAAAAGCTTATTGAAAAAGGGGAGAACCCCTTTGATTAAAGGCTTTAAATCAAAATCAGGGAAAACTTTCGCGGCCTATTTGATATGGGAAGATCAACTTGAGGCAAAATTAAAATTTGAGATTGAGAATTCATGA
- a CDS encoding MATE family efflux transporter, translated as MKQTFTMLQKIKQLFSILWPILVAQVTIFSMNFFDTLMSGHASTDDLAGVAIGSSIWVPVGAGLGGIFVAVTPIVAHLIGGNRKKEIAFKVIQGIYLALFVSLLVIGGGIIALDSILSLMGLEDNVLRISRSYLVALASGIPALFIYQVLRAFIDALGKTRITMVIALVSLPINIALNYIFIFGQFGLPPLGGVGAGIASTITYYCMVIMALTIILRNHSFSSYQLFNKFYRLSLKEWKEQLKIGLPIGFAIFVETSIFAVVALLMSSFNTVTIAAHQVAMNFSSMLYMVPLSISSALTILVGFEVGANRQRDARQYSYLGMGMSIGLACICAAVLLLFSEKVAALYSKEAEVIEMAQHFLIYALFFQLSDAIGAPIQGTLRGYKDVNATFYIACISYWGIGLPAGYYMAQNTPLEASGYWIGLILGLAVSAICLSGRLMVVQRRQKAL; from the coding sequence ATGAAACAGACATTTACGATGCTGCAAAAGATTAAACAGTTGTTTTCAATTCTATGGCCGATATTAGTGGCTCAAGTCACTATATTTTCTATGAATTTTTTTGATACCCTTATGTCCGGACATGCTAGCACTGATGATTTGGCAGGTGTAGCGATCGGTTCAAGCATCTGGGTTCCCGTAGGTGCCGGGTTAGGAGGAATTTTCGTAGCCGTAACTCCAATTGTGGCACACCTGATTGGAGGGAATCGAAAAAAGGAAATTGCCTTTAAAGTTATCCAAGGAATTTATTTAGCCTTGTTTGTGTCCTTACTTGTAATTGGGGGAGGGATTATAGCCTTAGACTCCATTCTTTCTTTGATGGGTTTAGAGGATAATGTTCTTCGTATATCGCGAAGTTACTTGGTGGCACTTGCAAGTGGAATTCCGGCGTTGTTTATTTATCAGGTTTTACGTGCTTTTATCGATGCTTTAGGGAAAACAAGAATAACCATGGTAATCGCCTTAGTCTCTTTACCCATCAACATAGCTCTGAATTATATTTTTATCTTCGGTCAATTTGGGTTGCCTCCTTTAGGCGGTGTTGGTGCAGGTATTGCGTCGACTATAACCTATTATTGTATGGTTATAATGGCCCTGACAATAATTCTTCGTAATCATTCTTTCTCTTCGTATCAATTGTTTAATAAGTTTTACAGATTATCACTTAAGGAATGGAAGGAACAATTGAAGATAGGTTTACCGATAGGTTTTGCTATTTTTGTGGAGACAAGCATTTTTGCAGTGGTCGCTTTGCTCATGAGCTCTTTCAACACTGTTACTATTGCAGCTCATCAAGTAGCTATGAATTTTTCATCAATGCTTTACATGGTGCCCTTAAGCATCTCCTCTGCATTAACAATTTTAGTCGGCTTCGAAGTCGGGGCTAATAGGCAGAGGGATGCTCGACAATACAGTTATCTGGGTATGGGTATGTCGATTGGCTTGGCCTGTATATGTGCAGCTGTATTATTGCTGTTTAGTGAAAAAGTAGCAGCTTTATATTCTAAGGAAGCTGAAGTGATCGAAATGGCGCAACACTTTCTTATCTATGCGTTATTTTTCCAATTGTCAGATGCAATTGGAGCACCTATTCAAGGTACTCTGCGAGGCTATAAGGACGTGAATGCCACGTTTTACATTGCATGTATTTCTTATTGGGGTATTGGGTTACCCGCAGGGTACTATATGGCACAGAACACACCACTTGAAGCATCAGGGTATTGGATTGGACTGATACTAGGTTTGGCAGTCAGTGCTATCTGTTTATCCGGTCGTCTCATGGTTGTACAGAGACGACAGAAGGCTCTGTAA